From Salvelinus namaycush isolate Seneca chromosome 27, SaNama_1.0, whole genome shotgun sequence, the proteins below share one genomic window:
- the LOC120022017 gene encoding extensin-like codes for MANLTYGSAGLQPVTPSTATLLFPLPPCSSPCHPALPPATLPFPLPPCPSHCHPALPTATLFFPLPPCSSHCHPARPPATLLFPLPPCSSHCHPALPTATLLFPLPPCSSHCHPVLPTATLLFPLPPCSSPCHPALPTATLLFPLPPCSSHCHPALPTATLLFPLPPCSSPCHPTLPPATLLFPLPPCSSHCHPVFPTATLLFPLPPYSSPCHPVFPTATLPFPLPPCSSHCHPVLPPATLLFPLPPCSSHCHPVLPPATLLFPLPPCLSHCHPALPTATLLFPLPPCSSHCHPALPPATLLFPLPPYSSHCHPVLPTTTLLFPLPPCFSHCHPALPPATLLFPLPPCSSPCHPALPTATLLFPLPPCSSHYHPALPPATLLFPLPPCSSHYHPALPPATLLSPLPPCSSPCYPALPPATLLSPLPPCSSPCHPVLPPATLLSPLPPCSSHCHPALPPATLLFPLPPCFSHYHPALPPATLLSPLPPCSSPCHPALPTTTLLFPLPPCSSPCHPALPPATLLFPLPPCSSPCHPALPTATLLFPLPPCSSPCHPALPTATLLFPSTL; via the coding sequence TTCCCACTGCCACCCTGTTCTTCCCACTGCCACCCTGCTCTTCCCACTGCCACCCTGCTCGTCCCCCTGCCACCCTGCTCTTCCCCCTGCCACCCTGCTCTTCCCACTGCCACCCTGCTCTTCCCACTGCCACCCTGCTCTTCCCACTGCCACCCTGCTCTTCCCACTGCCACCCTGTTCTTCCCACTGCCACCCTGCTCTTCCCACTGCCACCCTGTTCTTCCCCCTGCCACCCTGCTCTTCCCACTGCCACCCTGCTTTTCCCACTGCCACCCTGCTCTTCCCACTGCCACCCTGCTCTTCCCACTGCCACCCTGCTCTTCCCACTGCCACCCTGCTCTTCCCCCTGCCACCCTACTCTTCCCCCTGCCACCCTACTCTTCCCCCTGCCACCCTGTTCTTCCCACTGCCACCCTGTTTTTCCCACTGCCACCCTGCTCTTCCCACTGCCACCCTACTCTTCCCCCTGCCACCCTGTTTTTCCCACTGCCACCCTGCCCTTCCCACTGCCACCCTGCTCTTCCCACTGCCACCCTGTTCTTCCCCCTGCCACCCTGCTCTTCCCACTGCCACCCTGCTCTTCCCACTGCCACCCTGTTCTTCCCCCTGCCACCCTGCTCTTCCCACTGCCACCCTGCTTGTCCCACTGCCACCCTGCTCTTCCCACTGCCACCCTGCTCTTCCCACTGCCACCCTGCTCTTCCCACTGCCACCCTGCTCTTCCCCCTGCCACCCTACTCTTCCCCCTGCCACCCTACTCTTCCCACTGCCACCCTGTTCTTCCCACTACCACCCTACTCTTCCCCCTGCCACCCTGCTTTTCCCACTGCCACCCTGCTCTTCCCCCTGCCACCCTGCTCTTCCCCCTGCCACCCTGCTCTTCCCCCTGCCACCCTGCTCTTCCCACTGCCACCCTGCTCTTCCCCCTGCCACCCTGCTCTTCCCACTACCACCCTGCTCTTCCCCCTGCCACCCTGCTCTTCCCCCTGCCACCCTGCTCTTCCCACTACCACCCTGCTCTTCCCCCTGCCACCCTGCTCTCCCCACTACCACCCTGCTCTTCCCCCTGCTACCCTGCTCTTCCCCCTGCCACCCTGCTCTCCCCTCTACCACCCTGCTCTTCCCCCTGCCACCCTGTTCTTCCCCCTGCCACCCTGCTCTCCCCACTACCACCCTGCTCTTCCCACTGCCACCCTGCTCTTCCCCCTGCCACCCTGCTCTTCCCCCTGCCACCCTGCTTTTCCCACTACCACCCTGCTCTTCCCCCTGCCACCCTGCTCTCCCCACTGCCACCCTGCTCTTCCCCCTGCCACCCTGCTCTTCCCACTACCACCCTGCTCTTCCCACTGCCACCCTGCTCTTCCCCCTGCCACCCTGCTCTTCCCCCTGCCACCCTGCTCTTCCCACTACCACCCTGCTCTTCCCCCTGCCACCCTGCCCTCCCCACTGCCACCCTGCTCTTCCCCCTGCCACCCTGCTCTTCCCCCTGCCACCCTGCTCTTCCCACTGCCACCCTGCTCTTCCCATCTACTCTGTAG